From a single Solanum dulcamara chromosome 4, daSolDulc1.2, whole genome shotgun sequence genomic region:
- the LOC129885796 gene encoding ubiquitin carboxyl-terminal hydrolase 4-like, producing MTHSTQKESKIQSHLHFLLYKLCYDLLNLKTKGRIEEYWYLVDGLMGATGSKLEKALGDQFPEGERYFGLENFGNTCYCNSVLQALYFCVPFREQLLEYYANNKSPPEAEENLLTCLAELFSQISSQKKKTGVIAPRRFVQRVRKQNELFRSYMHQDAHEFLNFLLNELVDILEKESHAAKSLKASSPEKVSNGSCNGHVNGVKKEPLVTWVHKNFQGILTNETRCLRCETVTARDEPFFDLSLDIEQNSSITSCLKNFSSTETLNAEDKFFCDKCCSLQEAQKRMKIKKPPHILVIHLKRFKYMEQLGRYKKLSYRVVFPLELKLSNTTENTDSEYSLFAVVVHVGSGPNHGHYVSLVKSHNHWLFFDDENAEIIDESAVQTFFGSAQEYSSNTDHGYILFYESLGASKS from the exons ATGACACATTCAACCCAAAAAGAATCGAAAATTCAAAGTCACCTCCATTTTTTGCTCTATAAATTGTGCTACGATTTGTTGAATTTGAAGACCAAAGGCAGAATAGAGGAGTATTGGTATTTGGTTGATGGTCTCATGGGTGCAACGGGTTCCAAGCTCGAAAAGGCCCTCGGAGACCAGTTTCCCGAAGGTGAACGATACTTCGGTCTCGAAAATTTCGGCAACACTTGTTATTGCAACAGCGTCTTGCAG GCGTTATACTTTTGTGTCCCCTTCCGCGAGCAACTGCTGGAGTATTATGCAAATAATAAAAGTCCTCCAGAAGCAGAGGAGAATCTCTTAACTTGTTTGGCTGAATTGTTTTCACAG ATAAGTTCACAGAAGAAGAAAACAGGTGTTATTGCTCCAAGGCGCTTTGTACAAAGAGTCAGGAAGCAAAATGAACTTTTCCGAAGTTACATGCATCAG gatgcccatgagtttttgAACTTCTTGTTAAATGAACTTGTTGATATCTTGGAGAAAGAGTCACATGCAGCAAAAAGTTTAAAGGCAAGTTCTCCTGAAAAAGTCTCAAATGGATCATGTAATGGTCATGTAAATGGTGTTAAGAAGGAGCCACTTGTTACCTGGGTGCACAAAAATTTTCAG GGTATATTAACCAATGAAACAAGATGTTTGAGGTGTGAGACAGTCACAGCAAGGGATGAGCCATTTTTTGATTTGAGCCTTGATATTGAACAGAACAGTTCAATTACAAGCTGCCTAAAAAATTTCAGTTCTACAGAGACCCTCAATGCAGAGGACAAATTTTTCTGCGACAAGTGCTGTAG CTTGCAAGAAGCACAGAAACGGATGAAGATAAAGAAACCGCCACACATCCTGGTGATTCATTTGAAGCGCTTCAAGTATATGGAACAACTAGGTCGTTACAAAAAATTGTCTTACCGTGTTGTGTTCCCTCTGGAGCTAAAACTCAGCAACACCACTGAAAACACGGATTCTGAGTATTCTCTATTTGCTGTTGTGGTTCATGTCGGGAGTGGGCCAAACCATGGGCATTATGTTAGTCTTGTGAAAAGCCACAACCACTGGTTGTTCTTTGATGATGAGAACGCAGAGATCATTGATGAATCTGCTGTTCAGACCTTTTTTGGCTCAGCTCAGGAGTACTCTAGCAATACGGATCATGGCTATATCCTCTTTTATGAGAGCCTTGGAGCAAGCAAGAGCTGA
- the LOC129885797 gene encoding uncharacterized protein LOC129885797 yields the protein MAQNPKHLRQNMTPPLLQENRQSSRHPPPRPPPPATSTPSKNPKNCVPIQSTNSASSSSSAFDQLSKRVTRDLPNLSDCHGCRVRINHTDPDDRLQTLDSVWRIVLLCKKCIRRFNSGQTCTYCFKNTDDSDCFKCRSCKRRVHKDCVSRYGNSAPWSFSSSEEGVKSGLFVCIDCWVPSFFRKSIGVYRKIQKDVLKIQNCSSDFKSSEKIAKDANFEAKREVVLALKAKDSTLRKAVVTKNAMGLAKNASELVAKKDKNKGLLKSSSISSDNTNVTKVVNDAELAFQLHRSMNSSPRISKTLGPMNSSYVGGPEILESSNVSCKLLDLGQTLSNSTGERLKVYSRTRYRGKGGRTSSETLPSVMVYSRSRLKEKVGQTSSETPPRVTVYSRTRLKEKVGKASSDASPCLLVYSRTRLKEKVCQTNSEAPPCVTMNEHGSCIDSACSKAELLTYKRNRLKRKMCKESIGLSDLITEELNLGDDCRDFSARQVSQREGSQHNLHFQDAPPLAPLSSGGDNNVQGEFCTNNTVQAESCNTQQDRFLLKYSRRKKCSEPGSDMHEDTFPQPTLDRIMPTNWFVESRTSSNF from the coding sequence ATGGCCCAAAACCCTAAACATCTCCGGCAGAATATGACACCTCCGCTCCTTCAAGAAAACCGGCAATCTTCCCGCCATCCGCCGCCGCGTCCACCGCCACCCGCCACCTCTACCCCTTCAAAAAACCCCAAAAACTGCGTTCCAATTCAGTCCACAAATTCagcttcatcatcatcatctgcGTTCGATCAATTATCTAAAAGGGTTACGAGGGACCTTCCTAATTTGTCAGATTGTCATGGCTGCCGTGTCCGAATCAACCACACCGATCCCGACGATCGCCTTCAAACCCTAGACAGTGTTTGGCGCATAGTCCTTCTTTGCAAGAAATGCATCAGGCGTTTCAATTCCGGCCAAACATGCACTTACTGTTTCAAGAACACGGATGATTCTGATTGTTTCAAATGCCGCAGCTGCAAAAGGCGTGTTCACAAGGACTGTGTTAGTAGGTATGGGAATTCTGCGCCTTGGTCTTTTTCTTCTAGTGAAGAAGGGGTAAAGTCGGGACTCTTTGTTTGTATAGATTGTTGGGTTCCAAGTTTTTTTAGGAAATCAATTGGGGTTTATAGAAAGATTCAGAAGGATGTGCTTAAGATACAAAATTGTAGTAGTGATTTTAAATCATCTGAAAAAATTGCAAAGGATGCTAACTTTGAAGCCAAAAGGGAGGTTGTCCTGGCCCTGAAAGCAAAGGATAGCACTTTGCGAAAGGCTGTCGTGACGAAAAATGCCATGGGCTTGGCTAAGAATGCATCGGAATTAGTTGCCAAGAAAGATAAGAATAAGGGATTGCTGAAAAGCAGTAGTATAAGCAGTGATAATACTAATGTAACTAAGGTTGTAAATGATGCCGAATTGGCATTTCAATTGCATCGTTCCATGAACAGCTCGCCACGAATTTCAAAAACCTTAGGCCCTATGAATTCTAGCTATGTGGGTGGTCCTGAAATTTTGGAATCTAGTAATGTATCATGTAAATTGTTAGATTTAGGCCAGACTCTTTCTAATTCTACAGGTGAGAGGCTTAAGGTGTACTCTCGCACTAGGTATAGGGGAAAAGGTGGTCGGACTAGTTCTGAGACCCTACCTTCTGTTATGGTGTACTCTCGCAGTAGGTTGAAAGAAAAAGTTGGCCAGACTAGTTCAGAGACCCCGCCTCGTGTTACAGTTTACTCTCGCACAAGGTTGAAGGAAAAAGTTGGCAAGGCTAGTTCAGATGCATCGCCATGTCTTCTGGTGTACTCTCGCACAAGGTTGAAGGAAAAAGTCTGTCAGACTAATTCAGAGGCTCCGCCTTGTGTTACAATGAATGAGCATGGCTCTTGTATTGACTCTGCTTGTTCAAAAGCTGAGTTACTTACATACAAGCGGAACAGACTAAAGAGGAAAATGTGCAAAGAAAGCATTGGTTTATCTGACCTTATTACAGAGGAGCTCAATCTTGGTGACGACTGTAGAGATTTTTCTGCTCGTCAGGTTTCTCAGCGAGAAGGTTCACAGCATAACTTGCATTTTCAGGATGCTCCCCCCTTGGCCCCCCTGAGTTCTGGTGGAGACAATAATGTTCAGGGTGAGTTTTGCACTAATAATACTGTTCAGGCTGAAAGCTGCAATACGCAGCAGGACCGCTTTTTGTTGAAGTATAGCAGAAGGAAAAAATGCTCTGAACCAGGGTCAGATATGCATGAGGATACGTTTCCTCAACCAACACTTGATCGCATCATGCCTACAAATTGGTTCGTGGAATCCAGGACATCATCAAATTTCTGA